From Ancylobacter pratisalsi, one genomic window encodes:
- the lipB gene encoding lipoyl(octanoyl) transferase LipB: MESVISQRTARDGLPTSFLAEKGRPPVLWRVERDLVSYPDALAEMDRLAAEIALGQASETVWLLEHPPLYTAGTSARLDDLVEPNRFPVFETGRGGQFTYHGPGQRVAYVMLDLKRRAPDVRRYVAALEEWLIRTLAAFNVRGERREDRVGVWVRHPTKAGEGEDKIAALGIRVRRWVTMHGVSLNVEPDLAHFGGIVPCGVREHGVTSLVELGLPVTMEDVDLAMRREFEVVFGPTRTPSD, encoded by the coding sequence ATGGAAAGCGTCATTTCCCAGCGGACAGCGCGCGACGGGTTGCCCACATCCTTTCTTGCCGAGAAGGGAAGGCCGCCCGTGCTTTGGCGCGTGGAGAGGGACCTGGTGAGCTATCCGGACGCACTTGCCGAGATGGATCGGCTGGCGGCGGAGATCGCGCTCGGTCAGGCTTCTGAGACGGTGTGGCTGCTTGAGCACCCGCCACTTTATACAGCTGGCACCAGTGCCCGGTTGGATGATCTGGTCGAGCCGAATCGATTCCCCGTCTTCGAAACTGGACGCGGTGGCCAGTTCACCTACCATGGACCCGGGCAGCGCGTAGCTTATGTGATGCTTGATCTGAAGCGTCGCGCGCCAGATGTGCGCCGCTACGTCGCCGCGCTGGAGGAATGGCTGATCCGCACCCTGGCGGCCTTCAACGTGCGCGGTGAGCGCCGTGAGGATCGCGTCGGCGTCTGGGTTCGCCATCCCACCAAGGCGGGTGAGGGCGAGGACAAGATCGCGGCTCTCGGCATCCGGGTGCGACGCTGGGTGACGATGCATGGCGTCTCGCTCAATGTGGAACCGGATCTCGCCCATTTCGGGGGTATCGTTCCCTGCGGTGTGCGCGAACACGGCGTCACGAGCCTGGTCGAACTCGGCCTTCCTGTGACCATGGAGGACGTTGATCTCGCCATGCGGCGGGAATTTGAGGTCGTCTTCGGCCCCACACGAACGCCGTCGGACTAG
- a CDS encoding YdcF family protein, with the protein MFFYASKIMWMVSVPSTFLTLLALVGLAMMPRFRRFGMALMALGVIGLAVAGLSPLGRVLMHELEQRFPPFDDAGPITGVVVLGGAELPELTASRGQPSFNNASERLLALVELAHRYPDAKIVFAGGSGALMGQTMQEADVVRMALHQLGVDPARVIFEARSRNTAENARNARDLVKPRPKERWLLVTSAAHMPRAIGCFRVAGFPVTAYPVDFRTTATLTYGLFGNVAEGLDFVDGAVREWIGLVVYYWTGRTDAWFPAP; encoded by the coding sequence ATGTTCTTCTACGCCTCGAAGATCATGTGGATGGTCTCCGTTCCCTCGACCTTCCTGACGTTGCTGGCCCTTGTCGGCCTGGCAATGATGCCGAGGTTCCGGCGGTTCGGCATGGCACTCATGGCCCTGGGGGTGATCGGGCTCGCCGTTGCGGGGCTCAGCCCGCTTGGGCGCGTGCTTATGCATGAGCTGGAGCAACGCTTTCCCCCCTTCGACGATGCCGGTCCCATTACCGGCGTCGTGGTTCTCGGCGGGGCTGAGCTGCCGGAGCTCACGGCATCGCGGGGGCAGCCGAGCTTCAACAATGCATCCGAACGCCTGCTCGCGCTGGTTGAACTCGCCCACCGCTACCCGGATGCCAAGATCGTCTTCGCCGGCGGCAGCGGGGCACTGATGGGGCAGACCATGCAGGAGGCCGACGTGGTGCGAATGGCGTTGCACCAACTCGGCGTCGATCCTGCGCGCGTGATCTTCGAGGCCAGATCGAGAAACACCGCGGAAAATGCCCGTAACGCGCGGGACCTGGTCAAGCCGCGTCCAAAGGAGCGGTGGCTGCTGGTCACTTCCGCCGCCCACATGCCGCGCGCCATCGGGTGCTTCCGTGTCGCGGGCTTTCCCGTCACGGCCTATCCGGTGGACTTCCGTACTACGGCGACCTTGACCTATGGGCTTTTCGGCAACGTTGCCGAGGGGCTCGATTTCGTCGACGGCGCCGTCCGTGAATGGATCGGGCTCGTGGTCTACTACTGGACCGGCCGCACCGACGCCTGGTTTCCCGCGCCCTGA
- a CDS encoding polysaccharide deacetylase family protein: MLGRSQGFRAALILASCFLSGAVMAAPGCEGRLGTARVLEVDPHHLQVGTKQFPQTLDLADGEVVLTFDDGPRPGTTSAVLKALAQECTRATFFVVGRNASAHPALLKQILAGGHTLAYHSQTHPMTLADLPFDKAVADIEKGFSATDKAAYGSAGAQPRVPFFRFPGFGSSPALLAYLDKRGVGVFGADLWAGDWNPMTPDQQLKLLMERLDRQRRGIILLHDTRDQTAKMVPAFLVALREKGYRVVHIVPAGPMTAAAPR; this comes from the coding sequence ATGCTTGGCCGTTCACAGGGCTTTCGCGCCGCGCTCATCCTCGCGTCCTGCTTTTTGTCCGGCGCCGTTATGGCGGCGCCGGGGTGCGAAGGGAGGCTCGGCACGGCGCGCGTGCTGGAGGTCGATCCCCACCATTTGCAGGTCGGTACCAAGCAGTTTCCCCAGACCTTGGACCTTGCCGATGGTGAGGTGGTGCTGACCTTCGACGATGGACCTCGCCCCGGCACGACCTCGGCCGTGCTGAAGGCTCTGGCACAGGAATGCACACGGGCGACCTTCTTCGTCGTGGGCCGCAATGCGTCGGCCCATCCTGCTCTCCTGAAGCAGATCCTCGCCGGCGGTCACACCCTGGCCTATCACAGCCAGACGCACCCCATGACGCTCGCGGATCTGCCCTTCGACAAGGCTGTGGCCGACATCGAGAAGGGCTTCAGTGCCACCGACAAGGCCGCCTATGGCAGCGCGGGCGCGCAACCGCGCGTGCCCTTTTTCCGATTTCCCGGATTTGGGTCCTCGCCAGCACTTCTGGCCTATCTCGACAAGCGCGGGGTTGGCGTGTTTGGCGCAGACCTGTGGGCGGGTGACTGGAATCCGATGACCCCGGACCAGCAGCTAAAACTGTTGATGGAGCGTCTCGACCGCCAGCGGCGCGGAATCATCCTGCTGCACGACACCCGCGATCAGACCGCCAAGATGGTGCCGGCGTTCCTCGTCGCGCTCAGGGAGAAGGGCTATCGGGTCGTGCACATCGTTCCAGCGGGGCCGATGACCGCCGCAGCGCCACGCTGA
- a CDS encoding DUF1489 family protein: MPLHLLKLCVGAESIQDLEEWIAESLSSRAARGEPAEQFHTTRMVPTRTDELLDGGSLYWVIKGEVACRQRLVAIRPFVDGDGIRRCHLVLDPAVHKVVPRPHRPFQGWRYLAAKDVPADLGAAGDDTLLPEHMRRELRSLGLI, translated from the coding sequence ATGCCTCTCCATCTTCTGAAACTCTGCGTCGGCGCTGAATCCATCCAGGATCTGGAGGAATGGATCGCGGAGAGCCTGTCGAGCCGGGCCGCACGCGGCGAGCCGGCTGAGCAGTTCCACACCACGCGCATGGTCCCAACCCGTACCGACGAATTGCTCGATGGTGGCTCTCTCTACTGGGTCATCAAGGGGGAGGTGGCCTGCCGGCAGCGCCTCGTGGCGATACGGCCCTTCGTCGACGGCGACGGTATTCGGCGTTGTCACCTCGTTCTGGATCCTGCCGTCCACAAGGTGGTGCCGCGGCCGCACCGGCCGTTCCAGGGCTGGCGCTACCTTGCCGCCAAGGATGTGCCGGCGGATCTAGGCGCGGCCGGCGACGACACCCTGCTGCCCGAGCACATGCGGCGCGAGCTTCGCTCCCTCGGCCTCATCTGA
- a CDS encoding putative bifunctional diguanylate cyclase/phosphodiesterase: MKAPFGRLRGSAAGGDESRGAASGIRKADLARASDRMIIAVALVIVAAVIAMGGFALVAAERIDTVARGRWGSVVLESLQRRASGLQRDLSSFAHWDESVLRTAYFLDVDWVHENFGRWLYKTRRHNRSYIVLDGGVAYASVDGELTPINEAPFDVDAIMPLVLGVQSAYVARAANADASATGEVRRTRDLPAVFRAGYMRVEGKPALVGAINITPDYGRVVPTASMPPIAVTVVFIDENFLGDIIGELHISDPRVSNDAPDPSRQAVAIPFYDPSLPPAWLSWLPENPGASLIRALLPALIGTAALLLAAAAIVLWYARRATQDLAASEALSSRLAYVDPLTGLANRAMLARSIGEWSACHSGTDRFAIFFLDLDGFKDINDTLGHHVGDQLLTEIGSRLNALPIPVALASRFGGDEFVILTPIGPDDQEVEAVGAVILAAIRQPVMVADQTLVVSGSIGATIVPDHGTEPTELLRLADIAVYRAKADGRNSVRLFAPSMERDVLHRRELERELRRALDEGELTVFYQPQFAASGEAVVGFEALVRWNHPTMGLISPGEFIPIAEQTGLVTELDMWVLRQACAQAKGWGNTKIAVNLSPVDFRMRDLAVQIGRILEEEGFPPERLEIEITENLLFGNHQEAFASLASLRAMGMRIALDDFGSGYSSLGYIRRFRVDTIKIDRSFTQNIGRSDDAAAIIDCVVRLARALAINVTAEGVETREQLRYLQSVGCNHVQGFLLASPVPLSSVDRYLELARRPVEPTPQRLHTFV; the protein is encoded by the coding sequence ATGAAGGCGCCCTTCGGACGCCTTCGCGGGTCTGCTGCCGGAGGCGACGAATCGCGTGGTGCGGCGAGTGGCATCCGAAAGGCGGACCTTGCGCGTGCCAGCGATCGAATGATCATCGCCGTGGCGCTTGTCATCGTCGCCGCGGTCATTGCCATGGGCGGCTTCGCCCTTGTCGCCGCCGAGCGCATCGATACGGTCGCGCGGGGGCGTTGGGGCAGTGTGGTCCTGGAGTCGCTTCAGCGTCGCGCGAGCGGGCTGCAACGGGACCTCTCAAGCTTCGCGCACTGGGATGAGTCCGTACTGCGCACCGCCTACTTTCTCGATGTCGACTGGGTCCACGAGAATTTCGGCCGCTGGCTCTACAAGACCCGGCGCCACAACCGCTCCTATATCGTGCTCGATGGTGGCGTTGCCTATGCTTCGGTCGACGGGGAGCTGACGCCGATCAACGAAGCACCCTTCGATGTCGATGCCATAATGCCATTGGTGCTCGGTGTTCAGAGTGCCTACGTCGCCCGGGCGGCGAACGCCGATGCCAGCGCCACCGGGGAGGTCAGGCGCACACGCGACCTACCGGCCGTGTTTCGCGCGGGCTACATGCGGGTCGAGGGCAAACCGGCACTTGTCGGCGCGATAAACATAACGCCCGATTATGGACGGGTCGTCCCGACCGCCAGCATGCCGCCGATTGCGGTTACTGTGGTGTTCATCGATGAGAACTTTCTCGGCGACATCATCGGTGAACTGCATATTTCGGACCCTAGGGTCTCCAATGATGCCCCCGACCCCAGCCGGCAGGCCGTGGCCATTCCCTTCTATGATCCAAGTCTGCCTCCGGCATGGCTGAGCTGGTTGCCGGAAAATCCGGGCGCGTCGTTGATCAGAGCGCTGCTGCCAGCCTTGATCGGGACGGCCGCGTTGCTCCTCGCCGCCGCCGCGATCGTTCTCTGGTATGCGCGCCGTGCGACGCAGGATCTGGCGGCCAGCGAGGCGCTATCCTCCCGATTGGCCTATGTGGATCCTCTGACAGGGCTCGCCAATCGGGCGATGCTGGCGCGCAGCATCGGCGAGTGGAGCGCATGTCATTCGGGGACGGATCGGTTCGCGATCTTCTTCCTCGACCTCGACGGATTCAAGGACATCAACGACACGTTGGGCCATCACGTCGGCGATCAACTGTTGACCGAGATCGGAAGCCGCTTGAATGCCTTGCCCATTCCCGTGGCGTTGGCCTCGCGCTTCGGGGGCGATGAATTCGTTATCCTGACACCGATCGGGCCTGACGATCAGGAGGTTGAGGCCGTCGGCGCGGTCATTCTCGCGGCCATCCGTCAGCCGGTCATGGTGGCGGACCAGACACTTGTCGTCAGCGGTTCGATTGGCGCGACCATCGTGCCGGATCATGGGACCGAACCGACCGAGCTGCTCCGCCTGGCGGATATCGCCGTTTATCGGGCCAAAGCGGACGGGCGCAACTCGGTCCGCCTGTTCGCGCCGAGCATGGAGCGCGATGTGCTTCACCGTCGGGAACTGGAGCGAGAGCTGCGACGTGCCCTCGATGAGGGCGAACTGACCGTGTTCTACCAGCCGCAGTTCGCGGCGAGCGGAGAGGCTGTGGTGGGGTTCGAAGCGCTGGTGCGCTGGAACCATCCCACGATGGGTCTCATCTCTCCCGGTGAGTTCATCCCAATCGCCGAGCAGACCGGGCTCGTGACCGAGCTCGACATGTGGGTGCTGCGGCAGGCCTGCGCCCAGGCGAAGGGATGGGGAAACACCAAGATTGCGGTGAACCTCTCTCCCGTGGATTTCCGCATGCGTGATCTGGCGGTGCAGATTGGCAGGATACTGGAGGAAGAAGGTTTTCCGCCCGAACGCCTGGAAATCGAAATCACGGAAAATCTGCTGTTCGGCAATCACCAGGAAGCGTTCGCCTCGCTCGCTTCGCTTCGCGCGATGGGCATGCGCATTGCGCTCGATGATTTTGGCAGCGGCTATTCCTCGCTCGGCTATATTCGCCGCTTCCGCGTCGACACCATCAAGATCGATCGGAGCTTCACCCAGAACATCGGACGAAGCGATGACGCGGCAGCCATCATTGACTGCGTGGTCCGTCTGGCGCGCGCGCTGGCGATCAACGTGACGGCCGAGGGGGTCGAGACCCGTGAGCAGCTGCGCTATCTGCAATCGGTTGGCTGCAACCACGTGCAGGGCTTCCTGCTGGCAAGTCCGGTGCCGCTATCGAGCGTCGATCGCTATCTGGAACTCGCCCGCCGCCCCGTTGAGCCGACGCCGCAGCGCCTGCACACGTTCGTCTGA
- a CDS encoding exopolysaccharide biosynthesis polyprenyl glycosylphosphotransferase: MSVYGALKKGSGAGRLANVARLERYRDLIRVSLMVGAALIDLTAIGGAGVLSALWRYGNVAVVGWLQSLQLLAPSYLVVALALRAYSIGTLRSITRSVLTSAMALLGSSTIALSVVFALKVGEQLSRFQTGLTIVLALFLMTGFRLIGVRLIRRTLHAIVEQRIVVLTDGVGVERRAGNKMTFLVDVRTAGIVPDLRDPAFFDNLGHIVRDADRVVLAFSDPSERQSWAEAMRQTGMDAEVVADLGYVRPVALSYWQDHTTLVISRGPLNLGERLLKRAFDLTVTCGILLFAGPVIAICAVLVRLDSPGPAFFIQERTGRNNRIYRCFKLRTMRTDLTDAHGGVSASRGDERITRIGGILRRTSLDELPQLFNVLKGDMSLVGPRPHALASRAEGALFWDLVPDYWSRHAMRPGVTGLAQVRGFRGATHSRSDIERRVAADLEYINGWSLWLDIKILIMTVRVAVHHNAY, translated from the coding sequence ATGAGCGTCTACGGTGCTCTGAAGAAGGGATCGGGTGCCGGTCGTCTGGCGAATGTCGCGCGGCTGGAGCGTTATCGCGATCTGATTCGCGTCAGCCTGATGGTGGGCGCTGCGCTGATAGACTTGACGGCGATCGGTGGCGCGGGCGTCTTGAGTGCACTCTGGCGCTACGGCAATGTTGCCGTGGTTGGATGGCTGCAGTCGTTGCAGCTGCTGGCTCCATCCTATCTTGTCGTCGCGCTCGCACTGCGGGCGTATTCGATCGGCACGCTGCGTTCGATCACCCGATCGGTCCTTACATCGGCAATGGCGTTGTTGGGATCCTCGACGATAGCGCTGAGCGTGGTCTTCGCGCTGAAGGTCGGCGAACAGCTGTCGCGCTTTCAGACCGGTTTGACGATCGTGCTGGCATTGTTCCTGATGACCGGCTTCCGGCTCATCGGGGTCCGCCTCATTCGTCGCACCCTTCATGCCATCGTCGAGCAACGCATTGTCGTCCTGACGGACGGCGTTGGCGTAGAACGACGCGCCGGCAACAAAATGACCTTTCTGGTCGATGTGCGCACGGCGGGGATCGTTCCCGATCTCAGAGATCCGGCGTTTTTCGACAACCTTGGTCACATCGTGCGCGATGCCGATCGCGTCGTGCTGGCCTTCTCCGATCCGAGCGAGCGCCAGTCCTGGGCCGAGGCGATGCGGCAGACCGGCATGGATGCCGAGGTTGTTGCCGATCTCGGCTATGTCCGGCCGGTCGCGCTGAGTTACTGGCAGGACCACACCACGCTGGTCATTTCGCGTGGACCGCTCAATCTTGGCGAGCGCCTGCTCAAGCGCGCCTTTGATCTCACGGTGACCTGCGGAATCCTGCTGTTTGCCGGACCGGTAATCGCGATCTGCGCCGTGCTGGTCAGGCTCGATTCTCCGGGACCGGCGTTCTTCATCCAGGAGCGTACCGGGCGCAACAACCGCATCTACCGCTGCTTCAAGCTGCGCACCATGCGGACCGATCTCACGGACGCGCATGGCGGTGTCTCGGCCTCGCGCGGCGATGAGAGGATCACGCGGATCGGCGGGATACTGAGGCGTACCAGCCTGGATGAGCTTCCCCAGCTCTTCAACGTGCTCAAGGGCGATATGAGCCTCGTGGGCCCCAGGCCGCATGCGCTCGCTTCACGCGCCGAAGGGGCGCTGTTCTGGGACCTCGTGCCCGATTATTGGAGCCGTCACGCCATGAGGCCGGGCGTCACCGGACTCGCACAGGTGCGCGGCTTCCGCGGCGCAACCCATAGCCGTTCCGACATTGAGCGCCGCGTGGCCGCCGACCTCGAATATATCAATGGCTGGTCGCTCTGGCTCGACATCAAGATCCTTATCATGACCGTTCGAGTCGCCGTGCATCACAACGCCTATTGA
- a CDS encoding DUF599 domain-containing protein produces the protein MLGFTYLDAIAFAIFAVVWVGYHFAMEGSWSHGRTLNRRMDIYRLQWMHRMLARENRIVDTQIVAALQNGTAFFASTSLLAIGATLAILQSTDAVMAIFADLPFVAPTRSSWEIKTLGLTLIFANAFFKFAWAYRLFNYTTILVGSTPPASEADTPEAQAHVLAAARMATLAGRNFNRGQRAFFFAIGYLGWYINSWAFMLATIAIFFVMINRQLGPDSHWILDLENRKNSL, from the coding sequence ATGCTTGGCTTCACCTATCTGGACGCCATCGCGTTTGCGATCTTCGCTGTGGTCTGGGTTGGCTACCATTTCGCGATGGAGGGAAGCTGGTCGCACGGGCGCACCCTTAACCGCCGCATGGACATCTACCGGCTGCAATGGATGCACCGCATGCTGGCCCGCGAAAATCGGATCGTCGACACCCAGATCGTCGCTGCGTTGCAGAATGGAACGGCCTTCTTCGCCTCGACCTCGTTGCTGGCGATTGGCGCGACGCTGGCGATTCTCCAGTCGACGGACGCGGTGATGGCGATCTTCGCCGACCTGCCCTTCGTCGCCCCCACCCGTTCGAGCTGGGAAATAAAGACGCTCGGCCTGACGCTGATCTTCGCCAACGCGTTCTTCAAATTCGCCTGGGCCTACCGGCTGTTCAACTACACGACGATCCTGGTCGGCTCCACGCCGCCCGCATCCGAAGCCGACACCCCAGAAGCGCAGGCACATGTGCTGGCAGCCGCGCGCATGGCGACTTTGGCGGGCCGGAACTTCAACCGCGGCCAGCGTGCCTTCTTCTTCGCCATCGGCTATCTCGGCTGGTACATCAACAGCTGGGCCTTCATGCTGGCGACGATCGCGATCTTCTTCGTCATGATCAACCGACAGCTCGGCCCGGATTCGCACTGGATTCTCGATCTCGAGAACAGAAAGAACAGCCTGTGA
- a CDS encoding acylphosphatase, translating into MTPQITRLVIHGRVQGVGYRAWLAKRARHEGYSGWVRNRRDGTVEALIDAAPDSLVVFIAACREGPPASRIDHIEVTGLPREGETFIADDFTVRPTV; encoded by the coding sequence ATGACACCACAGATCACCCGTCTGGTCATCCACGGGCGGGTCCAGGGTGTGGGCTACCGTGCCTGGCTCGCGAAAAGGGCCCGGCACGAGGGCTATTCGGGATGGGTACGCAACCGCCGCGACGGCACCGTCGAGGCACTGATCGACGCCGCACCTGATTCGCTCGTCGTCTTCATTGCCGCGTGCCGCGAAGGACCTCCGGCCTCGCGGATCGACCACATCGAGGTCACGGGCCTCCCCCGTGAAGGCGAGACATTCATCGCCGACGACTTCACCGTGCGGCCCACCGTCTAG
- a CDS encoding DUF3253 domain-containing protein, which produces MEAAILDLAGRPDAPRTIAPEEPARALASGPDWQSLLPLVRQTALRLAREGRLVLYRKGKPVDPDALKGVYRLGLPPADQGAGNQASVRPVQ; this is translated from the coding sequence ATGGAGGCGGCGATCCTCGACCTTGCCGGGCGTCCGGATGCACCACGCACCATTGCGCCGGAAGAGCCGGCCCGGGCGTTGGCCAGCGGGCCGGACTGGCAGAGCCTTCTTCCGCTGGTGCGCCAGACCGCCCTGCGCCTCGCCCGCGAGGGGCGCCTTGTGCTCTACCGGAAGGGCAAGCCCGTCGATCCGGATGCGCTCAAGGGCGTTTATCGGCTGGGATTGCCTCCGGCCGATCAGGGCGCGGGAAACCAGGCGTCGGTGCGGCCGGTCCAGTAG
- the mgtE gene encoding magnesium transporter: MSEETDLAVPPPRGTEHERDPIEVPGFVEAVAGAVETLNVDALRELVADLHESDLARLLEALPAEDRPRLVELLGSDFDFTALTELDETVRVQILEALSTRTVVEGLREIESDDAVYILEDLDEADKQQILAYLPTPERAALQRSLDYPEESAGRRMQTEFIALPPFWTVGQTLDYIGETEGLPETFFEVFVVDPTYRLSGSVPLDRLLRTRRNIKLDEVVTPDRHVVQATDDQEDVARVFERYNLISAPVVDESGRLVGVLTVDDIVDVIQEEADEDLKALGGVAGDEELSDNFWYIARSRFSWLLLNLFAANIASFVISMFEDELQKMVALAVLMPIVASQGGNAGTQTMTVAVRALATRELRASNAKRIIMRELLVGLFNGVVFAVIMAAAVFARFGIADLGVVIGLAMIINLVAAALGGILIPLALDRLKIDPAVSSGPFVTTVTDVVGFFAFLGIASLWF, translated from the coding sequence ATGAGCGAAGAGACCGATCTCGCCGTCCCGCCCCCGCGCGGAACGGAACATGAGCGCGACCCGATCGAGGTGCCGGGCTTCGTCGAGGCGGTGGCGGGCGCCGTCGAGACGCTGAATGTCGACGCGCTCCGCGAACTCGTCGCCGACCTGCACGAGAGCGATCTCGCCCGGCTTCTGGAAGCGCTGCCTGCGGAGGACAGGCCGCGCCTTGTTGAATTGCTCGGTTCGGACTTCGACTTCACCGCGCTCACCGAGCTTGATGAGACCGTTCGTGTCCAGATCCTTGAGGCCCTGTCGACAAGGACCGTGGTCGAGGGCCTGCGCGAGATCGAGTCCGACGACGCTGTCTACATCCTTGAGGATCTCGACGAGGCGGACAAGCAGCAGATTCTCGCCTATCTGCCGACGCCGGAGCGCGCCGCCCTGCAGCGCAGCCTCGATTATCCCGAGGAAAGCGCCGGCCGGCGCATGCAGACCGAGTTCATCGCTCTGCCGCCCTTCTGGACGGTCGGCCAGACGCTGGACTACATCGGCGAGACCGAGGGGCTGCCAGAGACCTTCTTTGAGGTTTTCGTGGTCGATCCCACCTATCGACTGAGCGGATCGGTGCCGCTCGACCGGCTCTTGCGCACGCGCCGGAACATCAAGCTGGATGAGGTCGTCACGCCGGATCGCCACGTCGTGCAGGCGACCGACGATCAGGAAGACGTCGCGCGCGTGTTCGAGCGCTACAACCTCATCTCGGCGCCAGTCGTCGACGAGAGCGGGCGGCTGGTGGGCGTGCTCACGGTCGACGACATCGTCGACGTGATCCAGGAGGAGGCCGACGAGGACCTGAAGGCGCTGGGTGGTGTCGCCGGCGACGAGGAGCTGTCCGACAATTTCTGGTACATCGCCCGCAGCCGTTTTTCCTGGCTGCTTCTGAATCTGTTCGCCGCGAACATCGCCTCCTTCGTCATCTCGATGTTCGAGGACGAGTTGCAGAAGATGGTGGCGCTCGCCGTGCTCATGCCCATCGTCGCGAGCCAGGGCGGCAATGCCGGGACGCAGACGATGACGGTGGCGGTGCGTGCCCTCGCCACGCGTGAACTGAGGGCCAGCAACGCGAAGCGCATCATCATGCGCGAACTGCTGGTCGGCCTTTTCAATGGTGTGGTTTTCGCTGTCATCATGGCAGCGGCGGTTTTCGCGCGGTTCGGGATCGCGGACCTCGGGGTGGTCATCGGTCTCGCGATGATCATAAACTTGGTCGCCGCGGCGCTGGGCGGCATTCTCATTCCCCTGGCGCTGGATCGGCTCAAGATTGATCCGGCGGTTTCCTCGGGGCCTTTTGTCACCACAGTGACAGATGTCGTCGGGTTCTTCGCGTTCTTGGGTATCGCCTCGCTGTGGTTCTAG
- a CDS encoding glutathione S-transferase family protein, with protein sequence MSLKLVIGNKNYSSWSLRPWLAMTAFHIPFEEIMVPLDTPEFKARVREHSPAGRVPVLIDGEAVVWESIAILEHLAERFPDKAIWPSAAAARAHARSVATEMHGGFGALRREAPMNLWRPVEPRAFPEDTLKDVRALQRRWNEARERFGAGGDFLYGAFSAADAMYAPVATRLRTYAIEVDAVCSAYVEAVHAHPAFIAWKEAALQETHIVEADEVDWPQVKRV encoded by the coding sequence GTGTCGCTCAAGCTGGTCATCGGCAACAAGAACTACTCCTCATGGTCGCTGCGCCCTTGGCTGGCGATGACCGCCTTCCACATTCCTTTCGAGGAGATCATGGTTCCGCTCGACACGCCTGAATTCAAGGCGCGGGTGCGCGAGCATTCGCCAGCGGGGCGGGTGCCGGTTCTCATCGACGGTGAGGCGGTGGTCTGGGAATCGATCGCGATCCTCGAGCACCTCGCCGAGCGCTTTCCCGACAAGGCGATCTGGCCGTCGGCAGCGGCGGCGCGTGCCCACGCCCGTTCGGTGGCGACCGAAATGCATGGCGGGTTCGGCGCGTTGAGGCGTGAGGCGCCCATGAACTTGTGGCGCCCGGTCGAGCCTCGCGCATTTCCCGAGGATACGCTCAAGGACGTCCGCGCCCTGCAACGCCGCTGGAACGAGGCGCGCGAGCGCTTCGGCGCGGGGGGCGACTTCCTGTACGGCGCCTTCAGTGCCGCCGACGCAATGTATGCCCCGGTGGCTACACGCCTGCGCACCTATGCGATCGAGGTTGATGCCGTGTGCTCGGCCTATGTCGAGGCGGTCCATGCCCATCCGGCCTTCATCGCCTGGAAGGAGGCGGCCCTCCAGGAGACGCATATCGTTGAGGCCGATGAGGTCGACTGGCCGCAGGTGAAGCGCGTATAG